The following are encoded together in the Thermomonas brevis genome:
- a CDS encoding type II secretion system F family protein yields MAVWLIAALVFGGTALVLLLSLRVGEKFLGEYRANFLSQARVNLADMFMFMEPGQLFRANAVALLVIPLLVWLLAGGLFAILAAVVLVFAPRKIYVWLRARRIERIQEQLPDALQMLASSLRAGVGFAPAMEVLVQDGQPPLAQELALVLRQQHMGVRAEAALDSFAKRVPIVDAELFVSAVNISREVGGNLAETLATLAETLRRRLIMEKKVKALTAQGKLQGIVMALLPVFLIGYLSLMYADTMQPMFHSWHGWLVTSVCLVMEYLGYRMCKKIMTIDV; encoded by the coding sequence ATGGCGGTCTGGCTGATCGCGGCGCTGGTGTTCGGCGGCACCGCGCTGGTGCTGCTGTTGTCGCTGCGGGTCGGCGAAAAATTCCTGGGCGAATACCGCGCCAACTTCCTCAGCCAGGCGCGGGTGAACCTGGCCGACATGTTCATGTTCATGGAGCCGGGACAGCTGTTCCGGGCCAACGCGGTCGCGCTGCTGGTGATTCCGCTGCTGGTTTGGCTGCTGGCCGGCGGGCTGTTCGCCATCCTGGCGGCGGTCGTGCTGGTGTTCGCGCCGCGCAAGATCTATGTGTGGCTGCGCGCGCGCCGGATCGAGCGGATCCAGGAACAGTTGCCCGACGCGTTGCAGATGCTCGCCAGCAGCCTGCGCGCCGGCGTCGGTTTCGCGCCGGCGATGGAAGTGCTGGTGCAGGACGGCCAGCCGCCATTGGCGCAGGAACTGGCGCTGGTGCTGCGCCAGCAGCACATGGGCGTGCGCGCCGAGGCCGCGCTGGACAGCTTCGCCAAGCGCGTTCCCATCGTCGATGCGGAGCTGTTCGTGTCGGCGGTGAACATCTCGCGCGAAGTCGGCGGCAACCTGGCCGAAACGCTGGCCACACTGGCCGAGACATTGCGCCGCCGCCTGATCATGGAGAAGAAGGTCAAGGCGCTGACCGCGCAGGGCAAACTGCAGGGCATCGTGATGGCCCTGCTGCCGGTGTTCCTGATCGGCTACCTGTCGCTGATGTACGCCGACACCATGCAGCCGATGTTCCACAGCTGGCACGGCTGGCTGGTGACCAGCGTCTGCCTGGTGATGGAGTACCTCGGCTACCGCATGTGCAAGAAGATCATGACGATCGACGTATGA
- a CDS encoding TadE/TadG family type IV pilus assembly protein, translating into MTKRRDKGAHRDRAAGQAMVELLIVAPLVFFMILMVVQAALLYRMKSTLDYAALMTARAGAVSGANPGEMRVAFAKGMLPLYAHKTGMAEMEAAYAKARADLLLHGRITVVNPTRAAWDEFKERQYNGQYALPNDTLAYRSHAAGSSGVNVQDANLLKVKVTYDAPLVVPFVGWVLGGKSAYLKAGTFESSPLNAFSGRLPIEAYAIVRMQSPIYQRANLDK; encoded by the coding sequence ATGACGAAGCGTCGGGACAAGGGTGCGCATCGTGATCGTGCAGCCGGTCAGGCGATGGTCGAACTGCTGATCGTCGCGCCGCTGGTGTTCTTCATGATCCTGATGGTGGTGCAGGCGGCGCTGCTGTACCGGATGAAATCGACGCTGGACTATGCCGCGCTGATGACCGCGCGCGCCGGCGCCGTGAGCGGCGCGAATCCGGGCGAGATGCGAGTCGCCTTCGCCAAGGGCATGCTGCCGCTGTACGCGCACAAGACCGGTATGGCGGAGATGGAAGCGGCGTATGCCAAGGCACGGGCGGATCTGCTCCTGCACGGTAGGATCACCGTCGTCAATCCGACGCGAGCGGCCTGGGACGAGTTCAAGGAACGCCAGTACAACGGCCAGTACGCCTTGCCGAACGACACCTTGGCTTACCGCAGCCATGCCGCGGGCAGCAGTGGCGTGAACGTGCAGGACGCCAACCTGCTGAAGGTGAAGGTCACGTACGACGCGCCGTTGGTGGTGCCCTTTGTGGGCTGGGTGCTGGGCGGAAAGTCCGCCTACCTGAAAGCGGGGACGTTCGAATCCTCGCCCCTGAATGCCTTCAGTGGCCGCCTGCCCATCGAGGCGTATGCGATCGTGCGCATGCAGAGCCCCATCTACCAACGGGCGAACCTGGACAAATGA
- a CDS encoding GGDEF domain-containing protein has protein sequence MTLHLPTIAVIGLLLYFGIAVGFSLVMLMLRGQPVPRLWAASLWAAAINTAMFGLPLPIPEAASILIRNGFGMLSSVLMVAGVAMHVGRRPPWRAASALGGAYLLGIAWFSLVTPDLGTRLLMYGVVLTAFKFWEAWLLLRHAPAELRVSCRLAATVFLLDAALFLLRGLLPTAPDAGNEVMRAGLPIYIGYIGGLFVILAQTFALMILLVERQLVELRRLARTDELTGALNRAALLDDGQHQLALCQRQQRPFSALLLDLDFFKRINDTWGHQAGDDALRHSFRTLRDDLRSYDVLFGRYGGEEFVLFLPGVAMAQACALAERLRATLAAHPLARVEQPAIPLTVSIGVSEADVGASLDQLLARADAALYRAKASGRNRVVCDELAAGAGGTA, from the coding sequence ATGACCCTGCATCTCCCCACCATCGCCGTCATCGGCCTGCTGCTGTACTTCGGCATCGCCGTCGGGTTCTCGCTGGTCATGCTCATGCTGCGCGGCCAGCCGGTGCCGCGCCTGTGGGCCGCCAGCCTGTGGGCCGCCGCGATCAACACCGCCATGTTCGGCCTGCCGCTGCCGATCCCGGAAGCGGCGTCGATCCTGATCCGCAACGGCTTCGGCATGCTCAGCAGCGTGCTGATGGTCGCCGGCGTGGCGATGCACGTCGGCCGCCGCCCGCCTTGGCGCGCGGCGTCGGCATTGGGCGGCGCCTACCTGCTCGGCATCGCCTGGTTCAGCCTGGTCACGCCCGACCTCGGCACGCGGCTGCTGATGTACGGCGTGGTGCTCACCGCCTTCAAGTTCTGGGAAGCCTGGCTGCTGCTGCGCCACGCGCCGGCCGAACTGCGGGTCAGCTGCCGGCTGGCGGCGACCGTGTTCCTGCTCGACGCCGCGCTGTTCCTGCTGCGCGGCCTGCTGCCGACGGCGCCCGACGCGGGCAACGAGGTGATGCGCGCGGGCCTGCCGATCTACATCGGCTATATCGGCGGCCTGTTCGTCATCCTCGCCCAGACCTTCGCCCTGATGATCCTGCTGGTCGAGCGGCAGCTGGTGGAGCTGCGCCGGCTGGCGCGCACCGACGAGCTCACCGGCGCGCTCAACCGCGCCGCGCTGCTGGACGACGGCCAGCACCAGCTCGCCCTGTGCCAGCGCCAGCAGCGTCCGTTCTCGGCGCTGCTGCTGGACCTGGATTTCTTCAAGCGCATCAACGACACCTGGGGCCACCAGGCCGGCGACGACGCGCTGCGCCACAGCTTCCGCACCCTGCGCGACGACCTGCGCAGCTACGACGTGCTGTTCGGCCGCTACGGCGGCGAGGAGTTCGTGCTGTTCCTGCCGGGAGTGGCGATGGCGCAGGCGTGCGCGCTCGCGGAGCGGCTGCGCGCAACCCTGGCCGCGCATCCGCTGGCTCGCGTAGAGCAGCCCGCGATTCCGCTGACCGTGAGCATCGGCGTATCCGAGGCCGATGTCGGCGCGAGCCTCGACCAGCTGCTGGCGCGGGCCGACGCTGCGCTCTACCGGGCCAAGGCGAGTGGCCGCAACCGGGTGGTCTGCGACGAGCTGGCGGCTGGCGCGGGCGGAACCGCCTGA
- a CDS encoding FAD-binding oxidoreductase — protein MIAPTVAHLSFLRDDGEPLPCIPGQFVQIHFQYADGSAARRSYSIAIGRDPDAAPDARVEIAVSYVPGGAATALFEALALGATVDASGPFGRFCLYPNDANRRYLLIGTGTGITPYRAMLPQLERQMAERGVEVVLLQGARTPAELLYGDEFRAFAAAHPRFRYMPCLSRELPAADSPLAHPDVRHGYVQNVLPELAPDPAADIAYLCGNPDMVDASFEALKAIGLPVPMIRREKYVSNK, from the coding sequence ATGATCGCGCCCACCGTGGCGCACCTGTCGTTCCTGCGCGACGACGGCGAGCCGCTGCCCTGCATCCCCGGCCAGTTCGTGCAGATCCATTTCCAGTACGCCGACGGCAGCGCCGCGCGGCGCAGCTATTCCATCGCCATCGGCCGCGACCCCGACGCCGCGCCGGACGCGCGGGTGGAGATCGCGGTCAGCTACGTCCCGGGCGGCGCGGCGACCGCGCTGTTCGAGGCGCTGGCGCTCGGCGCGACGGTCGACGCCAGCGGCCCGTTCGGGCGCTTCTGCCTGTATCCGAACGACGCCAACCGCCGCTACCTGCTGATCGGCACCGGCACCGGCATCACCCCGTACCGGGCGATGCTGCCGCAGCTGGAACGGCAGATGGCCGAGCGCGGCGTCGAGGTCGTGCTGCTGCAGGGTGCGCGCACGCCGGCCGAACTGCTGTACGGCGACGAGTTCCGCGCCTTCGCCGCAGCCCATCCGCGCTTCCGCTACATGCCCTGCCTGTCGCGCGAGCTGCCGGCCGCCGATTCGCCGCTGGCCCATCCCGACGTGCGCCACGGCTACGTGCAGAACGTGCTGCCGGAGCTGGCGCCCGACCCGGCCGCCGACATCGCCTACCTGTGCGGCAATCCCGACATGGTCGATGCCAGCTTCGAGGCATTGAAGGCGATCGGCCTGCCGGTGCCGATGATCCGGCGCGAGAAATACGTCAGCAACAAGTAG
- a CDS encoding DUF192 domain-containing protein, whose translation MRLGRIERGDAAPIPQVWAADRWWSRMRGLLARPPLAADGSQALLITPCASVHTIGMRYPLDLVYLDRTGMVVGWREHVAPWRLSACRGAAATVEFHGGALARLHPRQGERWQWRSARELPHEGGQA comes from the coding sequence GTGAGATTGGGGCGGATCGAGCGCGGCGATGCGGCGCCCATTCCGCAAGTGTGGGCAGCGGATCGCTGGTGGTCGCGCATGCGTGGATTGCTGGCGCGCCCGCCGCTGGCCGCCGACGGCTCGCAGGCACTGCTGATCACGCCATGCGCCAGCGTGCATACCATCGGCATGCGCTACCCGCTGGATCTGGTGTACCTCGATCGCACCGGTATGGTAGTGGGCTGGCGCGAACACGTGGCGCCGTGGCGGCTGTCCGCCTGCCGGGGCGCCGCGGCGACGGTGGAGTTCCACGGCGGTGCATTGGCGCGCCTGCATCCTCGCCAGGGAGAACGTTGGCAATGGCGGAGCGCGCGGGAACTTCCGCACGAAGGCGGGCAGGCATGA
- a CDS encoding type II secretion system F family protein, which produces MNWILVLVALLAAGAVVLAMLGTRGAINEVALEDRTYYDPLPKLMQMMWPLVTVLTRRIAPRLNVVQLEHTHRQLQAAGQDYTLTPEEFYGLRLSSAIVTAVFFALCLLMLGRLDVGSALLCLVFGGFLGWLYPMLWLTERRKLRERAVVRDLPVYLDFITMSVEAGLNVTGGIEQAVAKGPAGALSQEFSRMLRDVRAGLPRAEALKRMAERMDIGQITSFTSALIQADKVGANLSDTLRAQANQRREERFLRAEKLALEAPVKMMLPLVMFFFPLIFLFIGYFIYLKMLQEGIL; this is translated from the coding sequence ATGAACTGGATACTTGTCCTGGTGGCGTTGCTGGCGGCGGGGGCTGTGGTCCTGGCGATGCTGGGCACGCGCGGCGCGATCAACGAAGTGGCGCTCGAAGACCGTACCTACTACGATCCGCTGCCGAAACTGATGCAGATGATGTGGCCGCTGGTGACGGTGCTGACCCGGCGCATCGCGCCGCGGTTGAACGTGGTCCAGCTGGAGCATACCCATCGCCAGCTGCAGGCGGCGGGCCAGGACTACACGCTCACGCCGGAGGAGTTCTACGGCCTGCGCCTGTCCAGCGCGATAGTGACAGCGGTGTTCTTCGCGCTTTGCCTGCTGATGCTGGGGCGGCTCGATGTCGGATCGGCGTTGCTGTGTTTGGTGTTCGGCGGCTTCCTTGGCTGGTTGTATCCGATGCTGTGGCTGACCGAGAGACGCAAGCTGCGGGAACGCGCGGTGGTGCGCGACCTGCCGGTGTACCTGGACTTCATCACCATGTCGGTGGAAGCCGGCCTGAACGTCACCGGCGGCATCGAACAGGCGGTGGCGAAGGGACCGGCCGGCGCCTTGTCTCAGGAGTTCTCGCGGATGCTGCGCGACGTGCGCGCCGGCCTGCCGCGCGCGGAGGCGTTGAAGCGGATGGCCGAACGCATGGACATCGGCCAGATCACTAGTTTCACCAGCGCGTTGATCCAGGCCGACAAGGTCGGCGCCAACCTCAGCGACACTCTGCGCGCGCAGGCCAACCAGCGGCGCGAGGAACGCTTCCTGCGCGCGGAAAAGCTCGCGCTGGAAGCGCCGGTGAAGATGATGCTGCCGCTGGTGATGTTCTTCTTCCCGCTGATTTTCCTGTTCATCGGCTACTTCATCTATCTGAAGATGCTGCAGGAGGGGATCCTGTGA
- a CDS encoding ABC transporter ATP-binding protein, translating to MSSHTAADPAAPALRVRDLCKIYDNGVEALKGVSLDVGAGDFHALLGPNGAGKSTLIGIVSSLVNKSGGTVEVFGVDIDADRSAAMRLIGLVPQEFNFNMFEKPLDICVNYAGFYGIPREQALARAEEVLKDAHLWDKADKMSRTLSGGMKRRLMIARAMMTRPRLLILDEPTAGVDIEIRRGMWKTLKDINAGGTAIILTTHYLEEAESLCRNLAIIDHGTIVERGPMKSLLAKLDVEGFLFDVEGEVPAVLPQIEGATLLATDAHTLDLDMPRAMDLNRVFAAFDAAGIRVRSMRTKSNRLEELFVRMTAREGAQA from the coding sequence ATGAGTTCCCATACCGCGGCTGATCCCGCTGCGCCCGCGCTGCGCGTGCGCGACCTGTGCAAGATCTACGACAACGGCGTGGAGGCGCTGAAAGGCGTCTCGCTGGACGTCGGCGCCGGCGATTTCCATGCCCTGCTCGGCCCCAACGGCGCCGGCAAGAGCACCCTGATCGGCATCGTCAGCTCGCTGGTCAACAAGAGCGGCGGCACGGTGGAGGTGTTCGGCGTGGACATCGACGCCGACCGCAGCGCGGCGATGCGTCTGATCGGGCTGGTGCCGCAGGAATTCAACTTCAACATGTTCGAGAAGCCGCTGGACATCTGCGTGAACTACGCGGGCTTCTACGGCATACCGCGCGAGCAGGCGCTGGCGCGCGCCGAGGAGGTGCTGAAGGACGCGCACCTGTGGGACAAGGCGGACAAGATGAGCCGCACCCTGTCGGGCGGCATGAAGCGGCGGCTGATGATCGCCCGCGCGATGATGACCAGGCCGCGCCTGCTGATTCTCGACGAACCCACCGCCGGCGTGGACATCGAGATCCGCCGCGGCATGTGGAAGACGCTGAAGGACATCAACGCCGGCGGCACCGCGATCATCCTCACCACGCACTACCTGGAGGAAGCGGAGAGCCTGTGCCGCAATCTCGCCATCATCGACCACGGCACGATTGTGGAACGCGGGCCGATGAAGTCGCTGCTGGCCAAGCTCGACGTGGAAGGCTTCCTGTTCGACGTCGAGGGCGAGGTGCCGGCCGTGCTGCCGCAGATCGAGGGCGCGACGCTGCTGGCGACCGACGCGCACACGCTGGACCTGGACATGCCGCGCGCGATGGACCTCAACCGCGTGTTCGCCGCCTTCGACGCCGCCGGCATCCGGGTGCGCTCGATGCGCACCAAGAGCAATCGGCTGGAGGAACTGTTCGTCCGCATGACCGCGCGCGAAGGAGCACAGGCATGA
- a CDS encoding OmpA family protein: MRLEKIGLAMGMAAAIAAALLPGCKNEKTNETIKNADASALEKAIDAKKAKAEESSKPAEFDISAIPVSTATLGDFPYISLPPGYMSNGEPETKRFARFPFWVKAQAHWVEGRFYLVNVYPDEEGEYNPYELLRNLEAQVEQIGGSKVSDEHIPYETVNGWGEEITMGFLKGLGDVYSEDVKVKTYLVRRNDGNIWIHFAQGTTQGGIIVGQEKAFQQTAQLLPASEIKKQLDAVGKVALQVNFATDKTDVLPDSLPQIEQVAALLKDDPSLKLAINGHTDNTGDAAHNQQLSEERAKAVVVLLTGKGIDAARLSAAGFGSARPVADNGTGEGKAKNRRVELVKR; the protein is encoded by the coding sequence ATGCGTTTGGAAAAAATCGGATTGGCGATGGGCATGGCTGCGGCCATCGCGGCAGCGCTGCTGCCTGGCTGCAAAAACGAAAAAACGAACGAAACAATAAAGAACGCGGACGCGTCGGCGCTGGAAAAAGCCATCGATGCGAAGAAGGCCAAGGCCGAGGAAAGCTCGAAACCGGCCGAGTTCGACATCTCGGCGATTCCGGTGAGCACGGCGACCTTGGGCGACTTCCCCTACATCAGCCTTCCGCCGGGCTACATGAGCAACGGGGAACCTGAAACCAAGCGGTTCGCGCGCTTCCCGTTCTGGGTGAAGGCCCAGGCGCATTGGGTGGAAGGGCGCTTCTATCTGGTCAACGTCTATCCGGACGAGGAAGGCGAATACAACCCTTACGAGTTGCTCAGGAACCTGGAAGCCCAAGTCGAGCAAATAGGCGGGTCGAAGGTTTCGGACGAACACATTCCCTACGAGACCGTCAACGGCTGGGGCGAAGAGATCACCATGGGGTTCCTCAAGGGGCTGGGCGATGTCTACAGCGAAGACGTGAAGGTCAAGACGTACTTGGTGCGCCGCAACGACGGCAATATCTGGATCCATTTCGCCCAAGGCACGACCCAGGGCGGCATCATCGTCGGTCAAGAGAAAGCGTTCCAGCAGACCGCGCAGCTGCTGCCTGCGAGCGAAATAAAGAAGCAGCTGGACGCGGTCGGTAAGGTGGCGCTGCAGGTCAACTTCGCCACCGACAAGACCGATGTGCTGCCGGACTCGTTGCCGCAGATCGAGCAGGTCGCCGCACTGCTGAAGGATGATCCTTCGCTCAAGCTCGCCATTAACGGCCATACCGACAACACCGGCGACGCCGCGCACAATCAGCAGCTTTCCGAGGAACGCGCTAAGGCAGTCGTTGTGTTGCTGACCGGCAAGGGCATCGACGCCGCGCGCTTGAGCGCTGCAGGCTTCGGTTCCGCGCGGCCGGTGGCCGACAACGGCACGGGTGAGGGCAAGGCGAAGAACCGGCGCGTGGAGCTGGTCAAGCGCTGA